DNA from Chitinophagales bacterium:
TCTCAATAATTTTTCTAATGCCATGTTTACCACATTTCAACACATTGGTAATAATAATGACAATAATTATATTGATTTGAATACAAATACTAACTTGGAACTGGCTCTATGAATGGGGAAGCCTACACTTGGATATTAAGTCATATTGCATTTCGGCAATAGTCTTTTTGTCGCCTTTAGAAGTCGGTATTGTTCCACTAACAGTTTTCGTGTCTTCCGATACTTCAATGAAAGTGTCAAAATAATTTGTCGTATGGAGTTTTGTCTTGTCAGTCATTTTTTGAACAGTGTTTTGTTTGCTTGCCGCTAACGGTTAAGGCCTGGCGAGGGGCTGGAAATTTATAATGTCAAGCCTGGAACCAAAGCCGAATATTGTTACTATAGATGAAGATAACAACTAAAGCTAAATTCATAACGTCGTGCTGGAACTTCTGCTGATATTGATTTGTAGCGGATTGTACTTCCGTCAGCCAGCCTATTACCAAACCTATTGTTAGCGGCTGTAATGTCTATCAGTCAAACAGCGTAAATAAGAATCACCTAAAATACGTTGTCAACTAAATTCTTTAACCATTATTTTATCAAATCCATCCAATCTTTTAGCGTTTCAGTTGGAATCACTAAAGTCGCTAAACTTTCAATAAAAGAAAGTATAGCAGTCCGTGGCCCGTTTTTCCAATCATCACTTCCATAAAAAGCATCTTCAGATTTTTGTCTGTACCCTAAGTTTTTAAAAGAGCGGATTACAAAATAAGTGTTCTCGTCATGGAGTGAAGCACCGTGTGCACCAACATTTATTTCCCATTTTCTTAGAAGAGGTAATGATTGTGTAACATAAACATCGTGAAACTTGTCTCTTGAGCCGGGCTTGAGATTTAAAATTAATATTTTAATTGTCATATCCATTGTCTTATGTTGTGATGTATCACTAAATGACGATTTGAAAACTGTTGATCGTCCTACCGAGTATTCCGAAAAAAATAATATTAGTGTCAAGATTATCAAAGTAGTCCTCATTTTGTATTTTTTTACAAAAATGTCTGTCAATGCTTTTGCTTGTTGATAATTGTTATGCTGCAAATTATAGCCTCTAACGGTACGGCTTTGTGCAGGCATGGGATTTGAAAAACGTTCGCCTGGAACCGCTGCTGATTGAAAAACAAATGTATAAGGAGTATTGCTGCAGTTGGGGGGTTTTATAATGTCCAGCCCGGGACTGCAGCTTGGTTTTATTTTGTTGATGAAAATAGGAACTTTTGCTTGGCTTTGTTCGTCAGTCGAAACATAAACTGATAGCGATTTGTAGCCGATTGTTCCAACGTCAAGCCCCACTTGCAGCAATACTTTTGTTAGCTGCACACCCTTCTCTGTCAATGATAAAGCTATTCAATATTTAAAGGATTAAATCACTTCGTAAAACGTAAGAAGATTTCGGTGATGGTCTAAGGCAGGAAATTCTCTGTTACCCCACGGTTGTGCTTCAACAACTGTGTCAGGATTATAAATTACCCCTTGCGTTTTATATTCTTCAAACAATTCGTCCACATCTTGAACTTCTACTCTGCAACTGGCAGTGCCGGCTAAGAAACTTTCTGCTCCACTGCAAATTGGGTCTGCGGCTAAAGAAGCTCCTTTATTTTTCCATGTTTCATCACCTGACTTCCATAAATGTATTTCAACATCATCTCGAACTACTATAGCAAAGTCTTCATCATGGTGACGAACTCTAAAGCCCAACTTTGTGGTATAGAATTCAATTGATTGTTTTATGTCCTGAACCGGAAGGGCAGGAATAGTTTTTTTCATTTTCATGCTTATTGCTTTAAACTTTCTTTTTTTTTAATGAACTGCACACAACAAGATTTGTTCACCAGCGGACGCAGGAATACGTTAACAGTAAAATAGTCTTTTGCTTAAGATTACTTACGCAGTTTATTATTTCCGCAATTTCTTCTTTGTTAAATACGCCGGGTAATTGCAAAGGTTTTTTTGGTCTTGGTATATCATAGAAAAACTTCTCTCTGTGCAATACTTGTTCAAAGTAAAACTTCAGAGCATTTATACGGCTATGTATGGCATTTTCTGATAACCCTTTCTTTATACAATACAACAAATACCGTTGCAAATGCTGCGGCTGCAGGTTTTGTACCGGGAGTTTACCAATCACCTGCAGCAATTGTGCGAATTCATTACAATAAGTGCGAATGGTAGAAGGGCTGTATGCTTTTAATACAAGCTGCCGTAAGAATCTCTGCAACTCCTGTTTATTATTTTCACTCGCTGATTTTATTGCGGATTTTTGTGGTATGGCGTTATTGGTTTTATTTCAGGGGTGTGTTGAACAGGCAATTTACATTTGATACGGTTTTCAGTTGTATCTGGTATCGTGCAGCCATGCAAGGTTTCACTCCATTCCGCGCCTCGTCCTTTTTGCAACCGTTTATTGAATACTGCGTTGAATTCAAACTTTATTAAAATGCAGTTTTTATTCTCATAAAAAATCGTTTCATAAGTTATGGATGACATTTTAATGAATAAATTACTTCTATTCATACCTGAAAAGACAAAAAAAATCTTTTACATGCTCCTCAAATATCCCCAGGCATGTAACCGGTCTGAGTCTTCGATCCAGCGCTCGCCTACATCATCGCGGTAATACATAGAAGGGATCATGATGTTAGCTACGCGGCTGTAGGCTTGTGACTTCGCCTGCTTCATCGTTTGCCCGGAGCCGCATACGATCAGTACCACACCCGTTTCACCCGCAATTACCCACTCGCCGTTCACGAGCTTCACATCTTCAATGTGCACTCCTTCGAAGCTTGGCTTCTTAAACATGATAACAGAGTCTTTGGTGTAGGTGTTATAGGTCTGCACATCATTAAAAGGAAAAGGCGGCATCACGATACGCACACCGATCTGAAAGCCGCGCTTCGTTTTGAATTCATTCAGCGTCCCATCCGCCATTCCATATAAAAAATCGCTTATGGGCATGTTGATGCCTTCCTGCTGGATGCTGATGGTTGGGTAGCCAAAGCGCGCCGTGAACTCGAGCGGGTAGATGCCCTGTGCATTCACGATGCAGTTCACATCCATGTAGCCGGTATATTTCTCTTCGGCAAATTTGGCTGCCATCTTCGCCAGGGTGGCGGCAAAAATTTTATTCGGCTCACTCCAGTACATCGTAGTGCCCATCTCGCCGGTAGCAGGTCCAATATTACCAGGGAAAAGTTTCTTATGCTCGAAGTTCACGTTAATGGGGGTTATGAACTTCGTGCCATTGAAGAAAGCGCCTACTGCCACTTCAACTCCAGTTACCCTGCGCTGCAGCTGGAACACCTTCACCTTATCGGCCCATGTTTTCTTGTAGGCTTCGAGTAATTGAATCACATCTCTGCCATCTTCTTCCTCCCCCACAAACAATAACCGCTTGTAGTTTTGTGCCTCACCACTGGGCTTGATCACGTAGCGGTTGGGGTTCTTCTTTACAAAATCAATGGCTATGTCGAAGGAGGTGAATTCTTCAAAGGGAATAATGCTCACGCCATATTTCTTCAGCTCTTCCTGCCCGAAG
Protein-coding regions in this window:
- a CDS encoding VOC family protein produces the protein MKMKKTIPALPVQDIKQSIEFYTTKLGFRVRHHDEDFAIVVRDDVEIHLWKSGDETWKNKGASLAADPICSGAESFLAGTASCRVEVQDVDELFEEYKTQGVIYNPDTVVEAQPWGNREFPALDHHRNLLTFYEVI
- a CDS encoding site-specific integrase, with amino-acid sequence MPQKSAIKSASENNKQELQRFLRQLVLKAYSPSTIRTYCNEFAQLLQVIGKLPVQNLQPQHLQRYLLYCIKKGLSENAIHSRINALKFYFEQVLHREKFFYDIPRPKKPLQLPGVFNKEEIAEIINCVSNLKQKTILLLTYSCVRW
- a CDS encoding phosphoribosylamine--glycine ligase, encoding MEKKKFLFVSYDALISDIAWEVVKEGHEVKYWIREPESKDCADGFVPKTDDWRKEVDWADCIVFDDVLGMGEWAAEMRSRGKLVVGGTPYTDRLEDDRTFGQEELKKYGVSIIPFEEFTSFDIAIDFVKKNPNRYVIKPSGEAQNYKRLLFVGEEEDGRDVIQLLEAYKKTWADKVKVFQLQRRVTGVEVAVGAFFNGTKFITPINVNFEHKKLFPGNIGPATGEMGTTMYWSEPNKIFAATLAKMAAKFAEEKYTGYMDVNCIVNAQGIYPLEFTARFGYPTISIQQEGINMPISDFLYGMADGTLNEFKTKRGFQIGVRIVMPPFPFNDVQTYNTYTKDSVIMFKKPSFEGVHIEDVKLVNGEWVIAGETGVVLIVCGSGQTMKQAKSQAYSRVANIMIPSMYYRDDVGERWIEDSDRLHAWGYLRSM